In one window of Calypte anna isolate BGI_N300 chromosome 1, bCalAnn1_v1.p, whole genome shotgun sequence DNA:
- the NINJ2 gene encoding ninjurin-2 isoform X1, translating into MGLSALQLCQFMWFLLSPQDVDPQPRYSGPMNINHYATKKSVAESMLDVALFMANVTQLKAVLEQGPSFQYYTTLVVLISISLFFQVVIGILLIITARLNLNDVAKQPHLNILNNAATALIFITVILNIFITAFGVQKTGLYPTRNFRPY; encoded by the exons ATGGGTCTGTCAGCTTTGCAATTGTGCCAGTTCATGTGGTTTCTTCTGTCTCCCCAGGATGTGGATCCTCAGCCTCGGTACAGCGGGCCCATGAACATCAACCACTATGCGACGAAGAAGAGCGTGGCAGAGAGCATGCTAGACGTGGCTCTGTTCATGGCCAATGTCACACAGCTcaaagcagtgctggagcagggccCTTCCTTCCAGTACTACACCACACTCGTTGTGCTCATCAgcatctctctcttcttccaggtGGTGATTGGGATTCTTCTCATCATCACTG CTCGTTTGAACCTGAATGATGTTGCAAAGCAGCCCCACCTCAATATACTCAACAACGCTGCCACAGCTCTCATCTTCATCACGGTCATCCTCAACATCTTCATCACAGCTTTTGGGGTGCAGAAGACTGGCCTCTACCCTACCAGGAATTTTCGACCTTATTAA
- the NINJ2 gene encoding ninjurin-2 isoform X2: MASERESISLQDVDPQPRYSGPMNINHYATKKSVAESMLDVALFMANVTQLKAVLEQGPSFQYYTTLVVLISISLFFQVVIGILLIITARLNLNDVAKQPHLNILNNAATALIFITVILNIFITAFGVQKTGLYPTRNFRPY, from the exons GATGTGGATCCTCAGCCTCGGTACAGCGGGCCCATGAACATCAACCACTATGCGACGAAGAAGAGCGTGGCAGAGAGCATGCTAGACGTGGCTCTGTTCATGGCCAATGTCACACAGCTcaaagcagtgctggagcagggccCTTCCTTCCAGTACTACACCACACTCGTTGTGCTCATCAgcatctctctcttcttccaggtGGTGATTGGGATTCTTCTCATCATCACTG CTCGTTTGAACCTGAATGATGTTGCAAAGCAGCCCCACCTCAATATACTCAACAACGCTGCCACAGCTCTCATCTTCATCACGGTCATCCTCAACATCTTCATCACAGCTTTTGGGGTGCAGAAGACTGGCCTCTACCCTACCAGGAATTTTCGACCTTATTAA